The Melopsittacus undulatus isolate bMelUnd1 chromosome 12, bMelUnd1.mat.Z, whole genome shotgun sequence genome has a segment encoding these proteins:
- the SMPD4 gene encoding sphingomyelin phosphodiesterase 4 isoform X2, protein MAGPHLQQPSFLLATLKADCVNKPFVQRCHDLRTVIEELPAKELHGIFPWLVESIFGSLDGIIIGWNLLCLQGRTNPTEYSVALDFLDPSGPMMRLVYKLQTEEYRYDFPVSYLPGPVKASIQEQVLPECSLYHNKVQFPSSGGSGLNLVLNPFEYYMFYFAISLITQKSTSVTHHVSPSNSAYFILVDTYLKCFLPTEGSVLPPPPLNPGGAIPSPTPRSPAVPFTSYGMHHTSLLKRHIAHQPSLNADPASQEIWRSETLLQIFVEMWLHHYSLEMYQKMQSPHVKESFKPTEEHVLVVRLLVKHLHAFSNSLKPEPVSPSAHSHTASPLEEFKRVVIPRFVRQKLYIFLQHCFGHWPLDASFRAVLEMWLSYLQPWRYAPEKPLQSTEHLPHSVSEKWATFIQENLLMYTKLFAGFLNRALRTDLVSPKNAFMVFRVAKVFAQPNLAEMILKGEQLFLQPELVIPHRQHRLFMTPTFGGAFFSSWPPTTADASFKVKSHVYSLEGQDCQYKQMFGTEVRNLVLKLAQLICQAQQTAKSISDHSAETMASQSFFSWFRFTPSEMNGSYTGNDLDEIGQDSIKKTDEYLEKALEYLCQIFKLNGAQLTQMMKNCETAQDKNGKNQLPDCIESEDGLILTPLGRYQIINGLRRFEVQYQGDTELQPIRSYENATLVRLLFRLSSFLNERFADQMDVLCSREDFVGRLCRYHLTKPHLVQKIRHSPMVKDRTRQNWGPRISLRFLASYRTLIFLLMIYFTASWFNIGPVSCTFIILIGYFLYATIMTFFSERWKPHEH, encoded by the exons ATGGCCGGCCCgcacctgcagcagcccagcttcctgctg GCCACGTTGAAGGCAGATTGTGTAAACAAGCCGTTTGTTCAGAGGTGCCACGATCTGCGGACGGTCATTGAGGAGCTTCCTGCCAAG GAACTACATGGTATCTTCCCATGGCTGGTGGAGAGCATTTTTGGTAGCCTGGATGGCATCATTATAGGCTGGAATCTTCTCTGTTTGCAAGGAAGAACAAATCCTACAGAATATTCTGTGGCTTTGGATTTCCTGGATCCCAG TGGACCAATGATGAGGCTGGTTTATAAACTCCAAACAGAAGAATACAGATATGATTTCCCAGTCTCGTATCTTCCA GGCCCTGTGAAGGCTTCAATACAAGAGCAAGTCCTACCTGAATGTTCTTTATACCACAACAAAGTCCAGTTTCCTTCATCTGGTGGTTCAGGTTTGAATTTGGTTCTTA ATCCATTTGAATATTATATGTTTTACTTTGCAATTAGTTTGATTACACAGAAG AGCACATCTGTCACTCATCATGTGAGCCCTTCCAACAGTGCTTATTTCATACTGGTGGACACATACCTGAAGTGTTTCCTACCCACAGAAGGAAGTGTCCTTCCTCCACCTCCTTTAAATCCTGGGGGAGCCATCCCTTCCCCAACTCCCAG GTCTCCAGCAGTGCCTTTCACTTCCTATGGCATGCACCACACCAGCCTGCTGAAACGGCACATTGCCCATCAGCCCTCTCTGAATGCTGACCCAGCCTCGCAGGAGATCTGGAGATCAGAAACACTGCTGCAA aTCTTTGTTGAAATGTGGCTTCATCATTATTCATTGGAAATGTATCAGAAAATGCAGTCCCCTCATGTCAAG GAGTCATTTAAGCCCACTGAAGAGCATGTACTAGTGGTAAGACTGCTTGTGAAACATCTGCATGCTTTCAGCAACAGCCTGAAACCAGAACCTGTCTCCCCTTCAGCCCACTCCCACACAGCCAGCCCACTAGAGGAGTTTAAAAG GGTTGTAATTCCTCGATTTGTCCGACAGAAACTTTATATCTTTCTGCAACACTGTTTTGGCCACTGGCCTCTGGATGCCTCTTTCAGAGCA GTTCTTGAGATGTGGTTAAGTTACTTGCAGCCATGGAGGTATGCTCCGGAAAAGCCACTGCAAAGCACAGAACACTTACCTCACAGCGTGTCAGAGAAATG GGCTACCTTCATTCAAGAAAACTTACTCATGTATACTAAGCTGTTTGCAGGATTTCTGAACAGAGCTCTTCGAACAGATTTGGTCAGTCCAAAAAATGCTTTCATGGTGTTCCGAGTAGCTAAGGTCTTTGCTCAGCCCAATCTAGCTGAAATGATCCTGAAAG GTGAACAGTTATTCCTGCAGCCAGAACTTGTTATTCCCCATCGTCAACACAGATTGTTTATGACTCCCACATTTGGTGGAGCCTTCTTCTCATCATGGCCTCCAACTACTGCAGATGCCTCATTCAAGGTGAAGAGTCATGTTTACAGCCTAGAAGGACAGGACTGCCAGTATAAACAGATGTTTGGCACAGAAGTCAGGAATTTG gtGTTAAAACTGGCTCAGTTAATTTGTCAGGCACAGCAGACAGCAAAATCCATATCAGACCATTCTGCAGAGACAATGGCTAGCCAATCCTTCTTTTCGTGGTTTAGATTTACACCATCTGAGATGAATGGTTCCTACACAGGCAATGACCTTGATGAAATTGGGCAAGACAGCATCAAAAAAACAGATGAATATTTAGAGAAGGCACTGGAATACTTGTGCCAAATCTTTAAG CTGAATGGAGCCCAACTGACCCAGATGATGAAGAACTGTGAGACTGCTCAAGACAAGAATGGGAAAAACCAGCTTCCAGACTGCATTGAAAGTGAGGATGGCCTTATTCTTACACCCCTTGGCAGGTACCAG attaTAAATGGCTTACGTAGATTTGAGGTGCAGTATCAAGGGGATACTGAGCTTCAGCCCATTCGAAGCTATGAAAATGCCACTCTTGTCCGCCTCCTATTTCGGTTATCCTCTTTCCTTAATGAAAGG TTTGCTGATCAGATGGATGTACTTTGCTCCAGGGAAGACTTTGTTGGCAGACTTTGTCGCTACCATCTTACCAAGCCCCATCTCGTACAGAAAATCAGGCATAGTCCCATGGTGAAGGACAGAACAAGACAAAACTGGGGACCAAGAATCAGTCTGAGGTTTCTGGCTAGCTACCGGACTCTCATTTTTTTGCTGATGATCTACTTCACTGCATCCTGGTTTAACATTGGGCCAGTGAGCTGCACATTCATTATCCTGATCGGATATTTTCTTTATGCCACAATAATGacttttttctctgaaagatgGAAGCCACATGAACACTAA
- the SMPD4 gene encoding sphingomyelin phosphodiesterase 4 isoform X1, which yields MAGPHLQQPSFLLATLKADCVNKPFVQRCHDLRTVIEELPAKELHGIFPWLVESIFGSLDGIIIGWNLLCLQGRTNPTEYSVALDFLDPSGPMMRLVYKLQTEEYRYDFPVSYLPGPVKASIQEQVLPECSLYHNKVQFPSSGGSGLNLVLNPFEYYMFYFAISLITQKSTSVTHHVSPSNSAYFILVDTYLKCFLPTEGSVLPPPPLNPGGAIPSPTPRSPAVPFTSYGMHHTSLLKRHIAHQPSLNADPASQEIWRSETLLQIFVEMWLHHYSLEMYQKMQSPHVKLEVLHYRLSISSKHHGSPAQSSYQALHAYQESFKPTEEHVLVVRLLVKHLHAFSNSLKPEPVSPSAHSHTASPLEEFKRVVIPRFVRQKLYIFLQHCFGHWPLDASFRAVLEMWLSYLQPWRYAPEKPLQSTEHLPHSVSEKWATFIQENLLMYTKLFAGFLNRALRTDLVSPKNAFMVFRVAKVFAQPNLAEMILKGEQLFLQPELVIPHRQHRLFMTPTFGGAFFSSWPPTTADASFKVKSHVYSLEGQDCQYKQMFGTEVRNLVLKLAQLICQAQQTAKSISDHSAETMASQSFFSWFRFTPSEMNGSYTGNDLDEIGQDSIKKTDEYLEKALEYLCQIFKLNGAQLTQMMKNCETAQDKNGKNQLPDCIESEDGLILTPLGRYQIINGLRRFEVQYQGDTELQPIRSYENATLVRLLFRLSSFLNERFADQMDVLCSREDFVGRLCRYHLTKPHLVQKIRHSPMVKDRTRQNWGPRISLRFLASYRTLIFLLMIYFTASWFNIGPVSCTFIILIGYFLYATIMTFFSERWKPHEH from the exons ATGGCCGGCCCgcacctgcagcagcccagcttcctgctg GCCACGTTGAAGGCAGATTGTGTAAACAAGCCGTTTGTTCAGAGGTGCCACGATCTGCGGACGGTCATTGAGGAGCTTCCTGCCAAG GAACTACATGGTATCTTCCCATGGCTGGTGGAGAGCATTTTTGGTAGCCTGGATGGCATCATTATAGGCTGGAATCTTCTCTGTTTGCAAGGAAGAACAAATCCTACAGAATATTCTGTGGCTTTGGATTTCCTGGATCCCAG TGGACCAATGATGAGGCTGGTTTATAAACTCCAAACAGAAGAATACAGATATGATTTCCCAGTCTCGTATCTTCCA GGCCCTGTGAAGGCTTCAATACAAGAGCAAGTCCTACCTGAATGTTCTTTATACCACAACAAAGTCCAGTTTCCTTCATCTGGTGGTTCAGGTTTGAATTTGGTTCTTA ATCCATTTGAATATTATATGTTTTACTTTGCAATTAGTTTGATTACACAGAAG AGCACATCTGTCACTCATCATGTGAGCCCTTCCAACAGTGCTTATTTCATACTGGTGGACACATACCTGAAGTGTTTCCTACCCACAGAAGGAAGTGTCCTTCCTCCACCTCCTTTAAATCCTGGGGGAGCCATCCCTTCCCCAACTCCCAG GTCTCCAGCAGTGCCTTTCACTTCCTATGGCATGCACCACACCAGCCTGCTGAAACGGCACATTGCCCATCAGCCCTCTCTGAATGCTGACCCAGCCTCGCAGGAGATCTGGAGATCAGAAACACTGCTGCAA aTCTTTGTTGAAATGTGGCTTCATCATTATTCATTGGAAATGTATCAGAAAATGCAGTCCCCTCATGTCAAG CTGGAGGTTCTCCACTACCGACTCAGTATCTCCAGTAAACACCACGGTAGTCCTGCCCAATCCAGCTACCAGGCCCTCCACGCATACCAA GAGTCATTTAAGCCCACTGAAGAGCATGTACTAGTGGTAAGACTGCTTGTGAAACATCTGCATGCTTTCAGCAACAGCCTGAAACCAGAACCTGTCTCCCCTTCAGCCCACTCCCACACAGCCAGCCCACTAGAGGAGTTTAAAAG GGTTGTAATTCCTCGATTTGTCCGACAGAAACTTTATATCTTTCTGCAACACTGTTTTGGCCACTGGCCTCTGGATGCCTCTTTCAGAGCA GTTCTTGAGATGTGGTTAAGTTACTTGCAGCCATGGAGGTATGCTCCGGAAAAGCCACTGCAAAGCACAGAACACTTACCTCACAGCGTGTCAGAGAAATG GGCTACCTTCATTCAAGAAAACTTACTCATGTATACTAAGCTGTTTGCAGGATTTCTGAACAGAGCTCTTCGAACAGATTTGGTCAGTCCAAAAAATGCTTTCATGGTGTTCCGAGTAGCTAAGGTCTTTGCTCAGCCCAATCTAGCTGAAATGATCCTGAAAG GTGAACAGTTATTCCTGCAGCCAGAACTTGTTATTCCCCATCGTCAACACAGATTGTTTATGACTCCCACATTTGGTGGAGCCTTCTTCTCATCATGGCCTCCAACTACTGCAGATGCCTCATTCAAGGTGAAGAGTCATGTTTACAGCCTAGAAGGACAGGACTGCCAGTATAAACAGATGTTTGGCACAGAAGTCAGGAATTTG gtGTTAAAACTGGCTCAGTTAATTTGTCAGGCACAGCAGACAGCAAAATCCATATCAGACCATTCTGCAGAGACAATGGCTAGCCAATCCTTCTTTTCGTGGTTTAGATTTACACCATCTGAGATGAATGGTTCCTACACAGGCAATGACCTTGATGAAATTGGGCAAGACAGCATCAAAAAAACAGATGAATATTTAGAGAAGGCACTGGAATACTTGTGCCAAATCTTTAAG CTGAATGGAGCCCAACTGACCCAGATGATGAAGAACTGTGAGACTGCTCAAGACAAGAATGGGAAAAACCAGCTTCCAGACTGCATTGAAAGTGAGGATGGCCTTATTCTTACACCCCTTGGCAGGTACCAG attaTAAATGGCTTACGTAGATTTGAGGTGCAGTATCAAGGGGATACTGAGCTTCAGCCCATTCGAAGCTATGAAAATGCCACTCTTGTCCGCCTCCTATTTCGGTTATCCTCTTTCCTTAATGAAAGG TTTGCTGATCAGATGGATGTACTTTGCTCCAGGGAAGACTTTGTTGGCAGACTTTGTCGCTACCATCTTACCAAGCCCCATCTCGTACAGAAAATCAGGCATAGTCCCATGGTGAAGGACAGAACAAGACAAAACTGGGGACCAAGAATCAGTCTGAGGTTTCTGGCTAGCTACCGGACTCTCATTTTTTTGCTGATGATCTACTTCACTGCATCCTGGTTTAACATTGGGCCAGTGAGCTGCACATTCATTATCCTGATCGGATATTTTCTTTATGCCACAATAATGacttttttctctgaaagatgGAAGCCACATGAACACTAA